A single region of the Streptomyces sp. AM 4-1-1 genome encodes:
- a CDS encoding DUF742 domain-containing protein, with the protein MNPDSSPHGAGGRRPTPGSRPHTRAQAREPAHWFDAEAGPVVRPYAMTRGRTDSASRHRLDLIAVVVPAPAADDPGQDQTLSPEHVEIVELCSDTPQSIAELAAGLDLPVGVVRVLVGDLVEDELVHVTRPVPPAELPDVNLLREVINGLRAL; encoded by the coding sequence ATGAACCCTGACTCCTCCCCCCACGGCGCGGGCGGCCGCCGCCCCACCCCGGGCTCCCGGCCGCATACCCGCGCCCAGGCCCGGGAACCGGCGCACTGGTTCGACGCCGAGGCGGGGCCCGTCGTCCGTCCGTACGCGATGACACGGGGCCGCACCGACAGCGCGTCCCGCCACCGGCTCGACCTGATCGCGGTCGTCGTCCCCGCACCCGCGGCCGACGACCCCGGCCAGGACCAGACGCTCTCCCCGGAACACGTGGAGATCGTCGAACTGTGCAGTGACACGCCCCAGTCGATCGCCGAACTCGCCGCCGGCCTGGACCTCCCCGTCGGCGTGGTCCGGGTGCTCGTCGGCGATCTGGTCGAGGACGAACTCGTGCACGTGACCCGCCCCGTTCCGCCGGCCGAGCTGCCGGACGTGAACCTTCTCCGAGAGGTGATCAATGGCCTTCGGGCGCTCTAG
- a CDS encoding ATP/GTP-binding protein: protein MAFGRSSRRKRPVPPVTLKIMVAGGFGVGKTTLVGTVSEIRPLRTEERLTEAGRPVDDLEGVEGKTTTTVAMDFGRITLREDLVLYLFGTPGQDRFWFLWDELAQGALGAVVLVDTRRLEDCFAAVDYFERRAIPFTVAVNCFEGADRFPPETVRAALDLDPEVRVLMCDARDRSSVRDVLVAVVEHALARVDRQRQPATT from the coding sequence ATGGCCTTCGGGCGCTCTAGCCGCAGAAAGCGGCCCGTCCCGCCCGTCACCCTGAAGATCATGGTCGCGGGCGGCTTCGGAGTGGGCAAGACGACCCTGGTGGGCACGGTCAGCGAGATCAGACCCCTGCGTACGGAGGAGAGACTGACCGAAGCGGGCCGTCCCGTGGACGACCTGGAAGGCGTCGAGGGGAAGACCACCACCACGGTGGCCATGGACTTCGGACGGATCACCCTCCGCGAGGACCTGGTGCTCTACCTCTTCGGCACCCCCGGACAGGACCGGTTCTGGTTCCTGTGGGACGAACTGGCCCAGGGCGCCCTGGGCGCGGTCGTCCTCGTCGACACCCGCCGCCTGGAGGACTGCTTCGCGGCGGTCGACTACTTCGAGCGCCGCGCGATCCCGTTCACCGTGGCCGTCAACTGCTTCGAGGGCGCGGACCGGTTCCCGCCGGAGACGGTACGGGCGGCGCTCGACCTCGACCCCGAGGTGAGGGTGCTGATGTGCGACGCCCGGGACCGTTCGTCGGTACGGGACGTCCTGGTCGCGGTCGTCGAACACGCCCTCGCGCGTGTCGACCGGCAGCGTCAGCCCGCCACGACCTGA
- the ptsP gene encoding phosphoenolpyruvate--protein phosphotransferase — METTLRGVGVSHGVAIGEVRHMGTAVLEPPAKQIPAEEAEREQGRARQAVEAVAADLMARGNLAGGEAQAVLEAQAMMAQDPELMADVDRRISVGSTAERGVYDAFAAYRALLANAGEYLAGRVADLDDVRNRIVARLLGVPMPGVPDSDEPYVLVARDLAPADTALLDPALVLGFVTEEGGPTSHSAILARALGVPAVVALPGAGELAEGTVVAVDGSTGEVFVDPSAEKRGELESAAAERKAALSSATGPGATSDGHKVPLLANVGGPADVPAAVAAGAEGVGLFRTEFLFLDDSTQAPSEEKQVAAYRAVLEAFPEGRVVVRVLDAGADKPLDFLTPADEPNPALGVRGLRSLLDHPEVLRTQLTALSKAAEGLPVYLEVMAPMVADRIDAKAFADACREAGLRAKFGAMVEIPSAALRARSILQEVEFLSLGTNDLAQYAFAADRQVGAVSRLQDPWQPALLDLVALSADAAKAEGKSCGVCGEAASDPLLACVLTGLGVTSLSMGAASLPYVRATLAKYTLAQCERAAAAARAADSADEARLAAERALSGE; from the coding sequence ATGGAGACAACGCTGCGAGGCGTCGGTGTGAGCCACGGTGTGGCGATCGGCGAGGTTCGGCACATGGGTACGGCTGTCCTCGAACCGCCGGCCAAACAGATTCCCGCCGAGGAGGCCGAGCGCGAACAGGGGCGCGCCCGTCAAGCCGTGGAAGCTGTGGCCGCCGACCTGATGGCGCGCGGCAATCTGGCCGGGGGCGAGGCACAGGCCGTGCTGGAGGCCCAGGCCATGATGGCCCAGGACCCGGAACTCATGGCCGATGTGGACCGGCGCATCAGCGTCGGCAGCACCGCCGAACGGGGTGTGTACGACGCGTTCGCCGCGTACCGGGCGCTGCTCGCCAACGCCGGGGAGTACCTGGCGGGGCGCGTCGCCGACCTCGACGACGTGCGCAACCGGATCGTGGCGCGGCTGCTCGGTGTGCCGATGCCGGGCGTGCCGGACAGCGACGAGCCGTACGTGCTCGTCGCGCGGGACCTGGCGCCCGCCGACACCGCGTTGCTCGACCCCGCCCTGGTGCTCGGCTTCGTGACCGAGGAGGGCGGACCGACCAGTCACAGCGCCATCCTGGCGCGTGCGCTCGGGGTGCCCGCGGTGGTGGCGCTCCCCGGCGCCGGGGAACTGGCGGAGGGCACGGTCGTCGCGGTGGACGGCAGCACGGGTGAGGTCTTCGTCGACCCGAGCGCCGAGAAGCGGGGGGAGCTGGAGAGCGCCGCGGCGGAGCGCAAGGCCGCGCTCTCGTCCGCGACCGGACCCGGGGCGACCTCCGACGGGCACAAGGTGCCGCTGCTCGCCAACGTGGGCGGTCCCGCCGACGTCCCGGCGGCCGTCGCCGCGGGCGCGGAGGGCGTGGGACTCTTCCGTACCGAGTTCCTGTTCCTGGACGACAGCACGCAGGCGCCGTCCGAGGAGAAGCAGGTCGCGGCGTACCGCGCGGTGCTTGAGGCGTTCCCCGAGGGCCGGGTGGTCGTACGGGTGCTGGACGCCGGCGCGGACAAGCCGCTGGATTTCCTGACACCGGCGGACGAGCCGAACCCGGCGCTGGGCGTACGCGGTCTGCGCAGTCTGCTGGACCACCCCGAGGTGCTGCGCACCCAGCTGACCGCGCTGTCGAAGGCGGCCGAGGGTCTGCCCGTGTACCTGGAGGTCATGGCGCCCATGGTGGCCGACCGCATCGACGCCAAGGCGTTCGCGGACGCCTGTCGTGAGGCCGGGCTGCGGGCGAAGTTCGGTGCGATGGTGGAGATTCCGTCCGCCGCGCTGCGCGCCCGGTCGATCCTTCAGGAGGTGGAGTTCCTGTCGCTGGGGACCAACGACCTGGCGCAGTACGCCTTCGCCGCCGACCGTCAGGTGGGTGCCGTCTCTCGTCTCCAGGACCCGTGGCAGCCCGCGCTGCTGGATCTGGTGGCGCTGTCGGCCGATGCCGCCAAGGCCGAGGGCAAGAGCTGCGGTGTCTGTGGTGAGGCCGCCTCCGATCCGCTGCTCGCCTGTGTGCTGACGGGTCTTGGGGTGACGTCGCTGTCGATGGGCGCCGCTTCCCTCCCCTACGTGCGCGCGACGCTGGCGAAGTACACACTGGCGCAGTGCGAGCGTGCCGCGGCCGCCGCGCGGGCCGCCGACTCCGCCGACGAGGCGCGGCTCGCGGCTGAGCGGGCGCTGTCGGGCGAGTAG
- a CDS encoding TIM-barrel domain-containing protein: protein MDGRDLVRSAKRVVSVRRLRAVRSAWWRWRTDAALPSRVAERARVPGRAVGAEPGPGGGVVRFARSRLCVRVVVGGAVFWAWDGAEPLPSYALAGPVPEADARAVLEPDRDGGWRVVSERVTVVVSPHGAVEVRTPGGVLLRRESPPRWWEPVAGGPARWVQRSEVPADARFFGLGGRASGPRLRDGSYRLWNTDPGAGFGPGDDPLYLTMPVQVVVSDAGTHLAFHDNSWSGRVTLREGEEGAGSGHDRTGTCEVRMDGGPLRCWVVTGTPARVLRGWTALTGAPAVPPSWALGPQHARWGFGSEREVRRIVNGYRDRGLPLSALHLDIDHYDGHRVFTVDRGRFPDLPGLARELRAGGVRLVSIVDPAVRVEPGYGVFDGGRAVGRSGAFVRDARGRMVRGVVWPGVCGYPDFTDPEVREWWGSLYAERLAQGFSGVWHDMNEPVSFAAFGDPTLPRSARHSLEGRGGDHREAHNVYGLTMARAGYEGLARLRPDERPFLFSRSGWAGMQRYGGTWSGDVATGWPGLRASLALVLGLGLCGVPYSGPDVGGFDGSPCAELYLRWFQLGSYLPLFRTHAAIDAGRREPWEFGPRALAGARAALAERERLRPYFVTLAWLARLTGAPYVRPLWWAAPEDRALRDCGDAFLLGDALLVAPVLEPGADRRAVRLPAGRWYDTVTGEAYEGPGQVLLDSPPERVPVLAQAGAVVPVRGADGGTELEAWAPAAGRTGGGAVVRDPGDGWAPPEVERYTTRWVDGRVVVGRDGGGPVGCPVRVRGL, encoded by the coding sequence ATGGACGGTCGTGACCTGGTGCGTTCGGCGAAGAGGGTCGTTTCGGTGCGTCGGTTGCGCGCGGTGCGTTCGGCGTGGTGGCGGTGGCGGACGGACGCGGCGCTGCCGTCGCGCGTCGCCGAGCGGGCGCGGGTGCCGGGTCGGGCGGTGGGCGCGGAGCCGGGGCCGGGTGGTGGCGTGGTGCGGTTCGCGCGCTCGCGGCTGTGTGTCCGGGTGGTGGTGGGGGGTGCGGTGTTCTGGGCGTGGGACGGGGCGGAGCCGTTGCCGTCGTACGCGCTGGCGGGCCCGGTTCCCGAGGCCGACGCGCGGGCGGTGCTGGAGCCGGACCGGGACGGTGGCTGGCGGGTGGTGTCGGAGCGGGTGACGGTCGTGGTGTCACCGCACGGGGCGGTGGAGGTGCGGACGCCCGGGGGTGTGCTGTTGCGGCGTGAGTCGCCGCCGCGCTGGTGGGAGCCGGTGGCGGGCGGCCCCGCGCGGTGGGTGCAGCGGTCGGAGGTGCCCGCCGACGCGCGGTTCTTCGGCCTCGGCGGGCGGGCTTCGGGTCCTCGGCTGCGTGACGGCTCGTACCGGCTGTGGAACACCGATCCGGGCGCGGGCTTCGGTCCGGGTGACGATCCGCTGTACCTGACGATGCCGGTGCAGGTGGTGGTCTCGGACGCGGGGACGCATCTGGCGTTCCACGACAACTCCTGGTCCGGGCGCGTGACGCTGCGCGAGGGCGAGGAGGGGGCGGGTTCCGGTCATGACCGGACGGGGACCTGTGAGGTCCGGATGGACGGGGGGCCGTTGCGCTGCTGGGTGGTGACGGGGACGCCGGCCCGGGTGCTGCGGGGGTGGACCGCGCTGACGGGGGCGCCCGCGGTGCCGCCGTCCTGGGCGCTGGGTCCGCAGCACGCCCGGTGGGGGTTCGGGAGCGAGCGGGAGGTGCGGCGGATCGTCAACGGGTACCGGGACCGCGGGCTGCCGTTGTCCGCGCTGCATCTGGACATCGATCACTACGACGGGCACCGGGTCTTCACCGTGGACCGCGGCCGGTTCCCCGATCTGCCGGGGCTGGCGCGGGAGTTGCGGGCGGGCGGGGTGCGGCTGGTGTCGATCGTCGATCCGGCGGTACGGGTGGAGCCCGGGTACGGGGTGTTCGACGGGGGCCGGGCGGTCGGCCGTTCCGGGGCGTTCGTCCGCGACGCGCGGGGACGGATGGTGCGGGGAGTGGTCTGGCCGGGGGTCTGCGGGTATCCGGACTTCACCGATCCGGAGGTCCGGGAGTGGTGGGGTTCGCTGTACGCGGAGCGGCTGGCGCAGGGGTTCTCGGGGGTCTGGCACGACATGAACGAGCCGGTGTCGTTCGCGGCTTTCGGCGATCCGACCCTGCCGCGTTCGGCGCGGCACTCCCTGGAGGGGCGTGGGGGTGATCACCGGGAGGCCCACAACGTGTACGGGCTCACGATGGCGCGCGCCGGGTACGAGGGGCTGGCCCGGCTGCGGCCGGACGAGCGGCCGTTCCTGTTCTCGCGCTCCGGCTGGGCGGGGATGCAGCGGTACGGGGGGACCTGGTCCGGTGATGTGGCGACGGGATGGCCCGGACTGCGGGCCTCGCTGGCGTTGGTGCTGGGACTCGGGCTGTGCGGCGTTCCGTACTCGGGGCCGGACGTCGGCGGTTTCGACGGATCGCCCTGCGCCGAGCTGTATCTGCGCTGGTTCCAGTTGGGCTCGTACCTTCCGCTGTTCCGCACCCACGCGGCGATCGACGCGGGGCGGCGGGAGCCGTGGGAGTTCGGGCCGCGGGCACTGGCGGGCGCGCGGGCGGCGCTGGCGGAGCGGGAGCGGCTGCGGCCGTACTTCGTGACGCTGGCGTGGCTGGCCCGGCTGACGGGTGCGCCGTATGTGCGGCCTCTCTGGTGGGCCGCGCCTGAGGACCGCGCACTGCGGGACTGCGGGGACGCGTTCCTGCTGGGTGACGCGCTGCTGGTGGCGCCCGTGCTGGAACCGGGCGCCGACCGGCGGGCGGTGCGGCTGCCGGCCGGGCGGTGGTACGACACGGTGACGGGTGAGGCGTACGAGGGCCCCGGGCAGGTACTGCTCGACTCACCGCCCGAGCGGGTGCCGGTGCTGGCGCAGGCGGGCGCGGTGGTGCCGGTGCGGGGCGCGGACGGGGGGACGGAGCTGGAGGCGTGGGCCCCGGCGGCAGGGCGGACCGGAGGGGGCGCGGTGGTGCGGGACCCGGGTGACGGATGGGCGCCGCCCGAGGTGGAGCGGTACACGACGCGCTGGGTGGACGGCCGGGTGGTGGTCGGGCGGGACGGCGGTGGGCCCGTGGGGTGTCCGGTCCGGGTGCGCGGGCTCTGA
- a CDS encoding PTS glucose transporter subunit IIA → MTNVTSPLAGRAIGLTAVPDPVFSGAMVGPGTAIDPVREPSEAVSPVDGIVVSLHPHAFVVVDGDGHGVLTHLGIDTVQLNGEGFELLVKKGDTVQRGQSVVRWDPAAVEAAGKSPVCPVVALEATADSLSDVREDGDVKVGDTLFGWQ, encoded by the coding sequence ATGACCAACGTGACGTCCCCTCTTGCCGGACGCGCCATCGGACTCACCGCGGTACCCGACCCGGTCTTCTCCGGCGCGATGGTGGGCCCAGGAACCGCCATCGACCCCGTGCGTGAACCGTCGGAGGCCGTGTCCCCGGTCGACGGCATCGTCGTCTCCCTCCACCCGCACGCCTTCGTCGTCGTGGACGGTGACGGACACGGGGTGCTGACCCACCTAGGTATCGACACCGTGCAGCTCAACGGCGAGGGCTTCGAGCTCCTCGTCAAAAAGGGCGACACCGTGCAGCGCGGACAGAGCGTCGTGCGCTGGGACCCGGCCGCCGTGGAGGCCGCCGGCAAGTCCCCGGTGTGCCCGGTCGTGGCGCTCGAAGCCACCGCCGACTCCCTTTCCGACGTCCGCGAGGACGGCGACGTGAAGGTCGGCGACACGCTGTTCGGCTGGCAGTGA
- a CDS encoding mannose-1-phosphate guanyltransferase, translating into MKAVVMAGGEGTRLRPMTSSMPKPLLPVANRPIMEHVLRLLKRHGLNETVVTVQFLASLVKNYFGDGEELGMELTYANEEKPLGTAGSVKNAEEALKDDTFLVISGDALTDFDLTDLIAFHKEKGGLVTVCLTRVPNPLEFGITIVDEEGQVERFLEKPTWGQVFSDTVNTGIYVMEPEVFDYVQADTSVDWSGDVFPQLMKEGKPIYGYIAEGYWEDVGTHESYVKAQADVLERKVDVELDGFEISPGVWVAEGAEVHPDAVLRGPLYIGDYAKIEAGVEIREHTVVGSNVVVKTGAFLHRAVVHDNVYIGQHCNLRGCVIGKNTDVMRAARIEDGAVIGDECLVGEESIIQGNVRVYPFKTIEAGAFVNTSVIWESRGQAHLFGARGVSGILNVEITPELAVRLAGAYATTLKKGSTVTTARDHSRGARALKRAVISALQASAIDVRDLENVPLPVARQQTARGSAGGLMIRTSPGVPDSVDIMFFDERGADLSQAGQRKLDRVYARQEYRRAFPGEIGDLYFPSSVFDSYTGSLLRNVDTTGIAEAGLKVVVDASNGSAGLVLPSLLGRLGVDALTINPGLDESRPTESAETRRSGLVRLGEIVSSARAAFGVRFDPVGERLSLVDERGRIVEDDRALLVLLDLVAAERRSGRVALPVTTTRVAEQVAAYHGTQVEWTTTSPDDLTRVGRDESTIFGGDGRGGFIVPEFSSVFDGAAAFVRLIGLVARTQLTLSQIDARIPRAHVLRRDLATPWAVKGLVMRRVVEAAGDRDVDTTDGVRVVEADGRWVMVLPDPAEAVTHLWAEGPDDASAEALLDEWAAIVDSAGD; encoded by the coding sequence ATGAAGGCCGTCGTGATGGCAGGCGGCGAAGGCACTCGTCTTCGCCCCATGACCTCAAGCATGCCCAAGCCGCTCCTTCCCGTGGCCAACCGGCCGATCATGGAGCATGTGCTACGGCTGCTCAAGCGGCATGGGCTGAATGAAACCGTTGTGACCGTACAGTTCCTCGCCTCGTTGGTGAAGAACTATTTCGGTGACGGCGAGGAGCTCGGAATGGAGCTCACCTATGCCAACGAGGAGAAGCCACTCGGCACTGCGGGGAGTGTCAAGAACGCCGAGGAGGCGCTGAAGGACGACACCTTCCTCGTCATTTCCGGTGACGCGCTCACCGATTTCGACCTCACCGACCTCATCGCTTTCCACAAGGAGAAGGGCGGCCTCGTCACGGTCTGCCTGACCCGGGTCCCGAACCCGCTGGAATTCGGGATCACGATCGTGGACGAGGAAGGGCAGGTCGAGCGTTTCCTGGAGAAGCCCACTTGGGGCCAGGTCTTCTCGGACACCGTCAATACGGGCATCTACGTCATGGAGCCCGAGGTGTTCGACTATGTGCAGGCCGACACCTCCGTCGACTGGTCCGGTGACGTCTTCCCGCAGCTCATGAAGGAAGGCAAGCCCATCTACGGCTACATCGCCGAGGGCTACTGGGAGGACGTCGGCACGCACGAGAGCTATGTGAAGGCACAGGCCGACGTCCTGGAACGCAAGGTCGACGTCGAACTCGACGGATTCGAGATCTCCCCGGGCGTATGGGTCGCCGAAGGAGCAGAGGTCCATCCCGACGCCGTACTGCGCGGGCCGCTGTACATCGGTGACTACGCCAAGATCGAAGCGGGCGTGGAGATCCGGGAACACACCGTGGTGGGGTCGAACGTCGTCGTGAAGACCGGCGCGTTCCTCCACAGAGCCGTGGTCCACGACAACGTCTACATCGGTCAGCACTGCAACCTCCGCGGCTGTGTGATCGGCAAGAACACCGACGTCATGCGCGCGGCCCGCATCGAGGACGGAGCCGTCATCGGTGACGAGTGCCTGGTCGGTGAAGAATCGATCATTCAGGGCAACGTCCGGGTCTATCCGTTCAAGACCATCGAGGCCGGCGCCTTCGTCAACACATCGGTGATCTGGGAGTCGCGCGGTCAGGCCCATCTGTTCGGGGCACGCGGGGTCTCCGGCATCCTGAACGTGGAGATCACACCGGAACTCGCGGTGCGGCTCGCCGGCGCGTACGCCACGACCCTGAAGAAGGGGTCGACGGTGACCACCGCGCGTGACCACTCGCGTGGCGCCCGTGCGCTGAAGAGAGCGGTGATCTCGGCGCTCCAGGCCAGCGCCATCGACGTCCGGGACCTGGAGAACGTGCCGCTGCCCGTGGCGCGCCAGCAGACGGCGCGCGGCAGTGCGGGCGGCCTCATGATCCGCACCTCCCCGGGAGTACCGGACTCCGTCGACATCATGTTCTTCGACGAGCGGGGCGCGGACCTCTCGCAGGCCGGTCAGCGCAAGCTGGACCGGGTGTACGCGCGCCAGGAGTACCGGCGGGCGTTCCCCGGCGAGATCGGTGATCTGTACTTCCCGTCCAGCGTCTTCGACTCGTACACCGGTTCGCTCCTGCGCAATGTCGACACCACCGGAATCGCCGAGGCCGGTCTCAAGGTCGTCGTGGACGCCTCCAACGGCAGCGCCGGGCTCGTACTGCCCAGTCTGCTCGGGCGGCTCGGGGTGGACGCGCTGACCATCAATCCGGGGCTCGACGAGTCACGGCCCACGGAATCCGCGGAGACCCGGCGATCCGGGCTGGTACGGCTCGGAGAGATCGTCTCCTCGGCCAGAGCGGCCTTCGGGGTGCGCTTCGACCCGGTCGGTGAACGGCTCTCGCTCGTCGACGAGCGAGGACGGATCGTGGAGGACGACCGGGCCCTGCTGGTACTGCTCGACCTCGTCGCCGCCGAACGGCGCAGCGGGCGGGTGGCACTGCCCGTGACGACCACGCGCGTCGCCGAGCAGGTGGCCGCCTATCACGGCACCCAGGTCGAATGGACCACCACCTCGCCGGACGATCTGACCCGGGTGGGCCGGGACGAGTCGACGATCTTCGGAGGAGACGGCCGCGGCGGGTTCATCGTCCCCGAGTTCAGCAGTGTCTTCGACGGTGCGGCCGCCTTCGTGCGGCTCATCGGGCTCGTGGCCAGGACGCAGCTCACCCTCAGCCAGATCGACGCGCGGATTCCCCGTGCGCACGTCCTGCGCCGCGATCTGGCGACGCCCTGGGCGGTCAAGGGGCTCGTCATGCGACGGGTCGTGGAGGCCGCGGGGGACCGTGATGTCGACACCACCGACGGGGTACGGGTGGTCGAGGCCGACGGCCGATGGGTGATGGTCCTGCCGGACCCGGCCGAGGCGGTCACCCACCTGTGGGCGGAAGGTCCGGACGACGCCTCCGCGGAGGCACTGCTCGACGAATGGGCGGCGATCGTGGACAGCGCGGGCGACTAG
- a CDS encoding acetoacetate--CoA ligase codes for MTSAANEAPLWQPDADRVAAAAVTRFQSWAAERYGAPADGGYPALHRWSVDELATFWQAVADWFDVRFSTPYDTVIGDRTMPGAQWFPGATLNYAEHALRTADDPLRADTPALIHVDETHTLTSVGWSELRRQVGSLAAELRALGVRPGDRVSGYLPNIPQAAVALLATAAVGGVWTSCAPDFGARSVLDRFQQVEPVVLFTVDGYRYGGKEHDRTGTVAELRRELPTVRAVVHIPLLGTAAPEGALEWSAVTAADTEPVFEPVPFDHPLWVLYSSGTTGLPKAIVQSQGGILLEHFKQIGLHCDLGPDDRFFWYTSTGWMMWNFLVSGLLTGTTIVLYDGSPGHPDISAQWRVAERTGATLFGTSAAYVMACRKAGVHPGRDHGLSRVRCVATTGSPLPPDGFRWLHDEVSDDLWIASVSGGTDVCSCFAGAVPTLPVHIGELQAPCLGTDLQSWDPAGRPLIGEVGELVVTNPLPSMPIRFWNDPDGSRYHDSYFDVYPGVWRHGDWITLTDHGSVIIHGRSDSTLNRQGVRMGSADIYEAVERLPEIREALVIGIEEPDGGYWMPLFIHLAEGATLDDGLRDRVKRTIRENLSPRHVPDDIIEVPGIPHTLTGKRIEVPVKRVLQGTPLAEAVNPGSIDNLELLHFYEDLARTRR; via the coding sequence ATGACCTCAGCAGCGAACGAAGCCCCCCTCTGGCAGCCCGACGCCGACCGCGTCGCCGCCGCGGCCGTCACCCGCTTCCAGAGCTGGGCGGCCGAACGGTACGGGGCACCGGCCGACGGCGGCTATCCGGCGCTGCACCGCTGGTCCGTCGACGAACTCGCCACCTTCTGGCAGGCCGTCGCCGACTGGTTCGACGTACGGTTCTCCACCCCGTACGACACCGTCATCGGCGACCGGACCATGCCCGGCGCCCAGTGGTTCCCCGGCGCCACCCTCAACTACGCGGAACACGCCCTGCGCACCGCCGACGACCCCCTGCGCGCCGACACCCCCGCGCTGATCCACGTCGACGAGACCCACACCCTGACGTCCGTCGGCTGGAGCGAACTGCGCCGCCAGGTCGGCTCGCTCGCCGCGGAACTCCGCGCGCTCGGCGTCCGCCCCGGCGACCGGGTCAGCGGCTACCTCCCCAACATCCCGCAAGCGGCCGTCGCCCTCCTCGCCACCGCCGCCGTCGGCGGTGTCTGGACGTCCTGCGCCCCCGACTTCGGTGCCCGCAGCGTCCTCGACCGCTTTCAGCAGGTCGAGCCCGTCGTGCTGTTCACGGTCGACGGCTACCGCTACGGCGGCAAGGAGCACGACCGCACCGGCACCGTCGCCGAGCTGCGCCGCGAACTCCCCACCGTCCGCGCCGTGGTCCACATCCCGCTGCTCGGCACCGCCGCCCCCGAAGGCGCCTTGGAATGGTCCGCCGTCACCGCGGCCGACACCGAGCCGGTCTTCGAGCCGGTCCCCTTCGACCACCCGTTGTGGGTGCTCTACTCCTCCGGCACCACCGGACTCCCGAAGGCGATCGTCCAGTCCCAGGGCGGCATCCTCCTCGAACACTTCAAGCAGATCGGCCTGCACTGCGATCTGGGCCCCGACGACCGCTTCTTCTGGTACACCTCCACCGGCTGGATGATGTGGAACTTCCTCGTCTCCGGCCTGCTCACCGGCACCACGATCGTGCTGTACGACGGCAGCCCCGGCCACCCCGACATCAGCGCCCAGTGGCGCGTCGCCGAACGGACCGGCGCCACCCTGTTCGGCACCTCCGCCGCCTACGTCATGGCCTGCCGCAAGGCCGGCGTCCACCCGGGGCGCGACCACGGCCTCTCCCGGGTCCGGTGTGTGGCCACCACCGGCTCGCCGCTGCCGCCCGACGGCTTCCGCTGGCTCCACGACGAGGTGTCCGACGACCTGTGGATCGCCTCCGTCAGCGGCGGCACGGACGTCTGCAGCTGCTTCGCCGGCGCCGTTCCCACCCTGCCCGTCCACATCGGCGAGCTCCAGGCGCCCTGCCTCGGCACGGACCTCCAGTCCTGGGACCCCGCGGGCAGACCGCTCATCGGCGAGGTCGGCGAACTCGTCGTCACGAACCCGCTGCCCTCCATGCCGATCCGCTTCTGGAACGACCCCGACGGCAGCCGCTACCACGACAGTTACTTCGACGTGTACCCCGGCGTCTGGCGCCACGGCGACTGGATCACCCTCACCGACCACGGCTCGGTGATCATCCACGGCCGCTCCGACTCCACCCTCAACCGCCAGGGTGTCCGCATGGGTTCCGCCGACATCTACGAGGCCGTCGAGCGTCTTCCCGAGATCCGTGAAGCCCTCGTCATCGGCATCGAGGAGCCGGACGGCGGCTACTGGATGCCGCTCTTCATCCACCTCGCCGAGGGCGCCACCCTCGACGACGGCCTTCGCGACCGCGTCAAACGGACCATCCGCGAAAACCTCTCACCCCGCCACGTCCCCGACGACATCATCGAGGTCCCCGGCATCCCGCACACCCTCACCGGCAAACGCATCGAGGTCCCCGTCAAACGCGTCCTCCAGGGCACACCCCTCGCCGAGGCGGTCAACCCGGGCTCGATCGACAATCTCGAACTCCTCCACTTCTACGAGGACCTCGCCCGCACCCGCCGCTGA
- a CDS encoding CDP-alcohol phosphatidyltransferase family protein, which yields MEVQETRVQTDRVLTIPNILSMARLVGVPLFLWLILRPVFGGPTSDGWALLVLMFSGVSDYLDGKLARRWNQISSLGRLLDPAADRLYILSTLVGLTWREILPLWLTAALLARELMLLVMVAILRRHGYPPPQVNFLGKAATFNLMYAFPLLLLSDGSGWLASLAAVFGWAFAGWGTTLYWWAGVLYVVQVRRLVKADAVAD from the coding sequence GTGGAGGTCCAGGAGACTCGGGTCCAGACGGACCGGGTGCTCACCATCCCCAACATCCTCAGCATGGCCCGCCTCGTCGGCGTACCGCTCTTCCTGTGGCTGATCCTTCGCCCGGTGTTCGGCGGGCCCACCAGCGACGGCTGGGCACTGCTGGTGCTGATGTTCAGCGGTGTCAGTGACTACCTCGACGGGAAACTGGCCCGCCGGTGGAACCAGATCAGCAGTCTCGGCCGACTCCTGGACCCGGCTGCCGACCGGCTCTACATCCTTTCGACCCTCGTCGGACTGACCTGGCGGGAGATCCTGCCCCTTTGGCTCACCGCGGCGCTCCTCGCCCGTGAGCTGATGCTCCTGGTGATGGTGGCCATCCTGCGGCGGCACGGCTATCCGCCGCCCCAGGTGAACTTCCTGGGGAAGGCCGCGACGTTCAACCTGATGTACGCCTTCCCCTTGTTGCTGCTCAGCGACGGAAGTGGTTGGCTTGCATCGTTGGCCGCCGTTTTCGGATGGGCGTTCGCCGGTTGGGGTACAACCCTCTACTGGTGGGCAGGAGTCCTCTACGTGGTTCAGGTCCGCCGTTTGGTGAAGGCGGACGCAGTAGCCGATTGA